One stretch of Oncorhynchus tshawytscha isolate Ot180627B linkage group LG19, Otsh_v2.0, whole genome shotgun sequence DNA includes these proteins:
- the LOC112218191 gene encoding fibulin-7-like — MMMNQFSVVMVIWGLHHLYIAHGQDCASRQELQSSLRQVEKLLSAQEASYQQSLRSLRKRLNALMNSSTVKHTTKAHNATCPRPESLAYGRRLGRVFGVGHEVHFVCKAGYELLGPQTRVCLVSLKWSGQQPTCRVLNTVTNIPASLPTPSSPSPSSSSVSTSSAPLSAFVRPSRCTQFQGSSHCICDAGFTISGRDSDICTDMDECQLFPLAQPGRLCMHTCINTPGSYHCVCPSGYNLARDNRSCKDIDECESRLHNCTLDQVCVNTYGGFQCVQVECPRITNATYIKTSPMRCERNPCVVGDKACTQAPNSVSFHFMPVVSNMSAPRVLFRVSAARVLGDTLRFGLLGSRGRSHFSMQRSGRQTGTLLLVSPVQGPATLEAEVEMSELERQALLGRYLTKVTLFVSPYGF, encoded by the exons ATGATGATGAATCAGTttagtgttgttatggtgatttGGGGTTTGCATCATCTCTACATTGCCCATGGCCAG GACTGCGCGTCGAGGCAGGAGCTGCAGAGCTCTCTGCGCCAGGTGGAGAAGTTGCTGTCAGCCCAGGAGGCCTCCTACCAGCAGAGCCTTCGCTCCCTGAGGAAGAGACTGAATGCCCTAATGAACAGCAGTACCGTCAAACACACCACCAAGGCGCACAACG cCACCTGTCCTAGGCCTGAGAGCCTGGCTTACGGGAGGAGACTGGGGAGGGTGTTTGGTGTGGGCCACGAGGTGCACTTTGTGTGTAAGGCAGGTTATGAGCTGCTGGGGCCCCAGACCAGAGTGTGTCTGGTGTCTCTGAAGTGGAGCGGCCAGCAGCCCACATGCAGGG TCTTAAACACTGTGACCAACATCCCCGCCTCCCTTCCCACGccgtcctccccctccccctcatcctcctccgtCTCCACGTCCTCTGCCCCCCTCTCGGCCTTCGTTCGTCCATCCCGCTGCACCCAGTTCCAGGGCTCCTCCCACTGCATCTGTGATGCAGGCTTCACCATAAGCGGCCGCGACAGCGACATCTGCACAG ACATGGATGAGTGTCAGCTGTTTCCGCTGGCACAGCCTGGGCGCCTGTGTATGCACACCTGTATCAACACCCCTGGCAGCTACCACTGTGTGTGCCCTAGCGGCTACAACCTGGCCAGAGACAACCGCAGCTGCAAAG ATATTGACGAGTGTGAGAGCAGACTTCACAACTGCACCCTGGACCAGGTGTGTGTGAATACGTATGGGGGGTTCCAGTGTGTGCAAGTGGAGTGTCCTCGCATCACAAACGCCACGTACATCAAGACCTCTCCCAT gcGGTGTGAGAGGAACCCGTGTGTGGTAGGGGACAAGGCCTGCACCCAGGCTCCCAACTCCGTCTCCTTCCACTTCATGCCCGTGGTCTCCAACATGTCCGCACCAAGGGTGCTCTTCCGGGTGTCTGCGGCCCGTGTGCTGGGTGACACGCTGCGCTTCGGCCTGCTGGGGAGTCGCGGCCGCAGCCACTTTAGCATGCAGCGCTCTGGCAGGCAGACGGGCACCCTGCTCCTGGTGAGCCCTGTGCAGGGCCCAGCTACACTGGAGGCAGAGGTAGAGATGAGCGAGCTGGAGAGACAAGCCCTGCTGGGACGCTACCTCACCAAGGTCACCCTTTTCGTCTCCCCCTACGGTTTCTAg